GTAGCCGCCGAACGGGCAGCAGGGGTCGAACGCATACCAGTTGATCGCGTACGTTCCGGTGCGGATCTTCTCGGAGATCTCAATTCCCTTGGGCACGTTGGTCGTCCACACGCTGCCGGCCAATCCGTACACCGAGTCGTTGGCGATCTTGATCGCGTCCTCCTCGGTGTCGTAGGGGATGATGCTCAGCACCGGGCCGAAGATCTCCTCCTGCGCGATCGTCATCTTGTTGTCGACGTCGGCGAACACCGTGGGCTGCACGAAGAATCCGTTGTCCAGTCCCTCGGGCCGTCCGCCGCCGCACACCACCCGGGCGCCTTCCTCTTTGCCTTTGGCGATGTAGCTCTCGACCCGGGCACGCTGCTTCTCCGAGATCAGCGACCCGATCTGGGCGTTCGGGTCCGACGGCGGTCCTACCGGCAGCGCCTGCACGAAAGCGCTTACGGCGTCTACGATTTCGTCGTACCGGGAGCGCGGCGCGAGGATGCGGGTCTGCCCGACGCACGCCTGCCCGGTGTTCATGATCCCGGAGAACACCATCATCGGAACCGCCGAGGCCAGGTCGACGTCCTCGAGCACGATCGCCGCCGACTTGCCGCCCAACTCCAGGGTGCACGGCTTGAGCATGTCCGCGGCGCGCTTGCCGATTTCCTTTCCGACCGCGGAGCTGCCGGTGAAGGTGAACAGGTCGACGTCGGGGTTGGAGGTCAGTGCCTGCCCGGTCTCGATGCCGCCGGGCACCACCGACAACACCCCTTCGGGCAGGCCGGCGTCGGCGAATACCTCGGCCAAAGCGTTTGCGGTCAAAGGTGTTTCGGCCGCGGGCTTGAGCACCACCGTGCAGCCGGCCAACAGCGCGGGCCCCAGCTTGTTGATCGCCAGGAACAGCGGCACGTTCCAGGCCACGATCGCGCCCACCACGCCGATCGGCTCCCGGTGCACGATGGTCTGGCCGTAGGAGCCGTTGCGGATCTCGCGCCACTTGACCTGGTCGGCCGCCGGCCCGGCGAAGAAGCTCATCGCCCCCATCGACCCCATCCAGTGCATGGTTTCGATGGTCATCGGCGGCTGCCCGGTCTCATCGGCGAGCAGCTTGGCGAAGAGCTCCTTGCGCTCTTCGAGCAGTTGCTGAGCCTTGGCGATGACGGCCGCGCGTTCCTTGGGGGGAGTCGTGGGCCACGGCCCGCTGTCGAATGCGGCGCGGGCCGCGGCGACCGCGGCGTCGACGTCGGCCGCCGTCGCCAGCGGCACCTTGCCGACGTATTCGCCGGTGGCCGGACAGTGCACCTCGATGACCTCGGCGGTCGCCGGCTCCGTCCATTTGCCGCCGATGAACAGCTTGTCGTATTCGGTCGTGTCGCTCTTGGTCGTCGGGTCGTTCTTAATCGTCGTCATGTTGGGCCGCTCCTCCTCTTCGCACCGCGCCGCACCGTCGCGAGCAGGCTCATGGGCGCCACCCTACCCAAGCCGGAGCGAGATTAGAACATGTTCCATTATGGGGGCGACAGGACCAGCACCAGATTGCTCACCGCGAACTCGCGCAGCACCGGCACCGAGGTCACCCACCAGGCCCAGCGCGGGTGGTACCGAGGGAAAGTCGCGACGGCGCACCCCGTGGCGCGGGCCCAGTCCAAGCCGTCCGCGGCGGACACCGCGAACAACGACGAGCCGTAGTTGTTCTTGGCTACATGGCCGTGTCTGCGTTCGTACAGCGCGGCGGCCCGGGTGCCGCCGAGGTAATGCGTCAGGCCCATCTCGTGCCCGCCGAACGGACCCAGCCAGACGGTGTAGGACAGCACGACCAGCCCGCCCGGCTTGGTCACCCGCAACATCTCATTGCCCAGTTGCCACGGGCGGGGTACGTGCTCGGCGACGTTGGACGACAGGCAGATGTCGACGGAGTCGTCGGCGAACGGAAGAGCCATGCCCGACGCCCGCACCAACGCGCCCGATGCGCCTGTGACGCAGGGCCCGGCCGCATGCATCTCGCCGGAGTCGGGCTCGACGCCGATGTAGCGGAGCCCGGCGTCGGTGAACGCCGACGCGAAGTATCCGGGCCCGCCGCCCACATCGAGCAGGGTGCGCCGGACCGGGGGACCGCCGCGCAACCCCCGCCACAGATCGCCCACCATCGATGCGGTGTCGGCGGCCAGCGCCCCGTAGAACCGCGCAGGATCGGGTTGCTCGTAGCGGAACTCCGACAGCAGCCGAACCGACCGGCGCAGGGTCGCCCGTCGCGCGAACAGCTTGGTCGGCTGGACAGGACGGGCCACCCGGCACACCATACGGGCGACGCGGCAATCAGGGGCAGGTGAACTGGATTCGGAACGGCTTCTTCACGTCGTCGCTGTCGGTGTTGAGACCCCACGAGGTGCCACCGACGATGTAACGCTTGCCGTCCTTGCTCGCCGATGCCTCGCCCTTTTGCGGCGGATCCATGACGAAAAGGGTGTAGCCGACCAGGTTCTGCAGAATGACCATTCGTACCCGGGGCAATTCGCGGTTGACGGTCAGCGTGATCTTGACGGCGATCGGTTCTTTGCCGATGGCGATCATCGTCTCGCCTCCGTCCAGCGCGATGCAGGCGATCTGCCCGTCAATGGTGTGTTCCTGGCCGTCGACAACCACTTTGGCGTCGTTGGTCTCGGCTATCGCGCCGCCCGTGTAGGTGACGGTGGGTCCGCTGAGGGTGGGGGAGAAACTGGTGTGGCTGCACCCGGTGAGGCTCGTGGTCAGCGCGGCCGCGCCGGCAACAGCGGCGGCTAGACGGTGTCGGCGCCGGATGGTTGTCGCCATCGTCGAGCCCTTCCGTTCTGTCTGCGAGCGTGTTGTTCGGCGAGCACGGCGGCCCAGGATTCCACGTGCGGGTATGTCTTGAGCAGGGACCTGCGCTGACGCTCGGTCAAGCCGCCCCAGACGCCGTACTCGAACCTGTTGTCGAGCGCATCGGCCGCACATTCCCACTTGCCCGGGCACTGTCGGCAAATCGACGCCGCTTGGCGTTGCATCGCCCCGGCGACGAACAGCAGTTCGGCATCGCTGGACCTGCAGACCGCCCGCAAGCGCCAATCGGGTTCGTCTGCCCCCGCGGCCCGGGAGGCCGGCGCGATTTCTGACACGGTTTGTCCCTTCTGCGCGTGCCGTAACGACGTGATCTACATATGATACATCAACGCATCAGATGCTAGAACGACTTCATCTGCAAGGGGACGCCCGCTGGTCGATGCTGCGGACGCGCCGCGCCCGTTAGGCTGATCATCAATGCCTGACCTGCGAACGTCTGACCTGCGATCCGTGCTGCTGCTGTGCTGGCGCGATACCGGGCACCCGCAGGGCGGTGGCAGCGAGACTTACCTGCAGCGCATCGGCGCACAGCTGGCCGCCGCCGGCGTCACCGTCACGCTGCGTACCGCCCGCTACCCCGGCGCCGCGCGGCGCGAGGTCGTCGACGGTGTCCGCATCAGTCGCTCCGGCGGGCCCTACACGGTCTACATTTGGGCGATGCTCGCCATGGCCCTGGCCAGAATCGGCCTGGGCCCGCTGCGACATGTCAAACCCGACGTCGTCGTCGACACGCAGAACGGACTGCCGTTCCTGGCCAGGCTGATATACGGCCGGCGGGCGGTCGTGCTGGTCCACCACTGCCACCGCGAGCAGTGGCCGGTCGCCGGCCCGGTGCTGTCCCGGGTGGGTTGGTTCGTCGAGTCGACGCTGTCGCCGCGGCTGCACCGGAGCAACCAGTACGTCACGGTGTCACTGCCGTCCGCGCGGGACCTTGAGGTGCTCGGGGTGGACGGCGCGCGAATTGCCGTGGTGCGCAACGGTCTTGACGAGGCGCCGGCACAGACCCTGACCGGGCCCCGCGCGGCCGCCCCGCGCGTGGTGGTGCTGTCCCGTCTGGTGCCGCACAAACAGATCGAGGACGCGCTGGACGCGATCGCCGTGCTGCGAACCCGAATCCCGGGCCTGCATCTGGACGTTGTGGGTGGTGGCTGGTGGCGCGACCGCCTCGTGGAGCACGTGCAGCAGCGCGGCATCGCCGACGCTGTCACCTTTCACGGCCACGTCGACGACGTCACCAAGCACCACGTGCTGCAGAGCTCGTGGGTGCAGCTGCTGCCGTCCCGCA
This genomic stretch from Mycobacterium paragordonae harbors:
- a CDS encoding class I SAM-dependent methyltransferase, producing MARPVQPTKLFARRATLRRSVRLLSEFRYEQPDPARFYGALAADTASMVGDLWRGLRGGPPVRRTLLDVGGGPGYFASAFTDAGLRYIGVEPDSGEMHAAGPCVTGASGALVRASGMALPFADDSVDICLSSNVAEHVPRPWQLGNEMLRVTKPGGLVVLSYTVWLGPFGGHEMGLTHYLGGTRAAALYERRHGHVAKNNYGSSLFAVSAADGLDWARATGCAVATFPRYHPRWAWWVTSVPVLREFAVSNLVLVLSPP
- a CDS encoding glycosyltransferase family 4 protein, translated to MPDLRTSDLRSVLLLCWRDTGHPQGGGSETYLQRIGAQLAAAGVTVTLRTARYPGAARREVVDGVRISRSGGPYTVYIWAMLAMALARIGLGPLRHVKPDVVVDTQNGLPFLARLIYGRRAVVLVHHCHREQWPVAGPVLSRVGWFVESTLSPRLHRSNQYVTVSLPSARDLEVLGVDGARIAVVRNGLDEAPAQTLTGPRAAAPRVVVLSRLVPHKQIEDALDAIAVLRTRIPGLHLDVVGGGWWRDRLVEHVQQRGIADAVTFHGHVDDVTKHHVLQSSWVQLLPSRKEGWGLAVVEAGQHAVPTIGYRSSGGLSDSIIDGVTGVLVDNRAELVDRLEELLSDEVLREQLGAKAQARSLEFSWPQSADAIRTVLEAVQAGEPLSGLV
- a CDS encoding aldehyde dehydrogenase, which translates into the protein MTTIKNDPTTKSDTTEYDKLFIGGKWTEPATAEVIEVHCPATGEYVGKVPLATAADVDAAVAAARAAFDSGPWPTTPPKERAAVIAKAQQLLEERKELFAKLLADETGQPPMTIETMHWMGSMGAMSFFAGPAADQVKWREIRNGSYGQTIVHREPIGVVGAIVAWNVPLFLAINKLGPALLAGCTVVLKPAAETPLTANALAEVFADAGLPEGVLSVVPGGIETGQALTSNPDVDLFTFTGSSAVGKEIGKRAADMLKPCTLELGGKSAAIVLEDVDLASAVPMMVFSGIMNTGQACVGQTRILAPRSRYDEIVDAVSAFVQALPVGPPSDPNAQIGSLISEKQRARVESYIAKGKEEGARVVCGGGRPEGLDNGFFVQPTVFADVDNKMTIAQEEIFGPVLSIIPYDTEEDAIKIANDSVYGLAGSVWTTNVPKGIEISEKIRTGTYAINWYAFDPCCPFGGYKNSGIGRENGPEGVEHFTQQKSVLMPMGYTVE
- a CDS encoding lipoprotein LpqH translates to MATTIRRRHRLAAAVAGAAALTTSLTGCSHTSFSPTLSGPTVTYTGGAIAETNDAKVVVDGQEHTIDGQIACIALDGGETMIAIGKEPIAVKITLTVNRELPRVRMVILQNLVGYTLFVMDPPQKGEASASKDGKRYIVGGTSWGLNTDSDDVKKPFRIQFTCP
- a CDS encoding WhiB family transcriptional regulator, whose translation is MAPASRAAGADEPDWRLRAVCRSSDAELLFVAGAMQRQAASICRQCPGKWECAADALDNRFEYGVWGGLTERQRRSLLKTYPHVESWAAVLAEQHARRQNGRARRWRQPSGADTV